GCCCAGTCCCGGAAGGAATCGCTGGCGACCAGAATCCGCCCGTCCCGCGTGTCCACCACACCCGCCGCCCCGACCCCGACCCCGAGCAGCCGTACGTCCGTACGGTCGAGCAGCAGACGTACGGCGTCCAGCGCGGCGCCGACCATCGCGCCCCCGCCGGCGGCCGCGGGCGTGGGCACCTCCAGTCGGTCGACGACCGACCCCAAGTCATCCGCGAACAGGGCCACTTGTGTGCTCGTACCGCCGATGTCGACACCGGCGACCGCCTTCACGCGGTGACCCCGGCCTGCTGCTCGGCGCGCCGCCGCCGCTGCACCACCGGATCCGGCACGGGGACGGCCGCGATGAGCCGCCGGGTGTACTCGGTCTCCGGGCGCAGCAGCGTCGACATGGTCGGCCCCTGCTCCTCGACCCGCCCGTCCCGCATGACGACGACCCGCTGCGCGAACTCCTGCACGACCGCCAGGTCGTGGGAGACGAAGAGACAGGCGAACCCCAACTCCCGCTGCAACTCGGCGATCACCTCCAGCACGGTCCGCTGCACACTCACATCCAGCGCGCTCGTCGGCTCGTCCGCGACCAGCAACCGGGGCTCGAGGACCAGCGCCCGGGCGAGACTCACCCGCTGCCGCTGACCACCGGACAGCTCACGCGGACCCCGCCCCGCCAACTCCCGGGGCAGCCGTACGAGTTCGAGCACCTCCGCGACCCGGTCCCGCCGCTCGGCCCCCGACATCCCCCCGCGGTGCACCCTGAGGGGCTCTGCCACGCACTCGGCCACACTCATCCGCGCGTCCAGCGAGGCCACCGGGTCCTGGAGCACCACCCCCACACCGGACAGGAGCGCCCGCCGCTTCCGGCCCCGGACCCGGCCCAGGTCGGCACCGAACAGGGACACCGAGCCGGAGGCGGGCGCGATGAGCCCGAGTGCGACCCTGGCGGCGGTCGACTTGCCCGACCCGGACTCGCCCACGAGCCCGACGGTTTCTCCGGGACGGACGTCGAGAAAGACGCCGTCCAGGGCCTGGACCCGCCCGAACCGCACCGACACGTCCCGGAGTTGCACCACCGGGGGCTCTTCGGCCGGGGGTGCGTCCTCGCCGCTGAACCTCAGCCGCGGTACCGCCGCCAGCAGCCCTCGCGTGTACTCGTGCCCGGGCCGCAACAGCACCTCCGCCACGGGCCCCGTCTCCACGACCTCGCCCCGCAGCATCACGGCGACCCGGTCCGCGAAGTCCGCGACCACGCCCATGTTGTGCGTGACCAGCAGTACGCCGGTGCCTGAGTCGGCCGCCAACCGCCGTAGCAGGTCCAGGATCTCGGCCTGCACGGTGACATCGAGCGCGGTGGTCGGCTCGTCCGCGATCAGCAGACCGGGCGAGTTGGCGATCGCCATGGCGATGACGACCCGCTGCCGCTGCCCGCCCGACAGCTGGAACGGGAAGGCCGAGGCCCGCTGCTCCGGCTCGGGAATCCCGACGCGGCGCAGGAGCTCGACCGCCTCACGAGCGGCCTCCGACCGGGAGACGTCCCGGTGGTTCCGTACGACTTCCGCGATCTGGGCGCCGACCCGGGTCAGCGGATCGAGGGCGGTGGCCGGTTCCTGGAAGACCATGGAGACGGTCCGCCCCCGCAGCCGCGCGAGCGAGGCCTCCGAGGCTCCGACGATCTCCGTACCGTCGACCGCGACCCGCCCCGAGGTGCGCGCGGTGCCCGGCAGCAGCCCCATCGCGGCGAGCGCCACCGTCGACTTCCCGGACCCGGACTCGCCGACGAGGGCGAGTGTCTCGCCCGGCCGGACGTGCAGCGACACGCCACGGACGGCGGGTACGTCACCTGTCTCCGTGGAGAAGGTCACCCCGAGGTCCTCGATGGTCAGGATGTTCACGCGCGTCCCCTCACGTCGAAGGCGTCCCGCAGCCCGTCGCCGATCGCGTTGAACGCGCACACGACGAGGATGATCGCGAGGCCCGGCGGAACAATCAGCCACCAGCGCCCCGAGTACGCGGCCGTCAGCCCGGCCGACAGCATGCCGCCCCAGTCGGTCTTCGGCGGCTGCACGCCGAGCCCGAGATACGACACATAGGCGATGAGCAGGATCGCGTCGGCGATCTGGAACGTGGCCGCGACGACGATCGTGGACACCGAGTTCGGCAGGATGTGCCGGCGGATGGCCCGCCCGTGCGTGCCGCCGGTGGCCCGCAGGGTCAGCACGTAGTCCCGGTTCTTCAGCGTGAGCGTCTCGGCCCGCACCAGCCGGGACGGCACGAGCCAGGACACCAGCCCGAGCACGACGATCAGTCCGAGCGTGCCGGGACTGGTGATGGCGGACACGACGAGCAGGATGAACAGCGCGGGGATGGCGATGCCGGCGTCGACGACCCGCATCATCACGGCGTCCACCCAGCCGCCCGCATACCCCGCGACCGCACCCCACAGCGTCCCGATCACGGTGGCGAGGACGCCGGCGGCGAGCCCCACGAGCAGTGACACCTGCCCGCCGTACATGAGCCGCCCGAGCTGGTCATGCCCGACGGCGTCGGTACCGAGCCAATGGGCCGAATTGGGCGCCAGGTTGACCTGCGTGAGATCGGTATGCGTCTGGTCGGTGGAGT
This portion of the Streptomyces canus genome encodes:
- a CDS encoding dipeptide ABC transporter ATP-binding protein, which codes for MNILTIEDLGVTFSTETGDVPAVRGVSLHVRPGETLALVGESGSGKSTVALAAMGLLPGTARTSGRVAVDGTEIVGASEASLARLRGRTVSMVFQEPATALDPLTRVGAQIAEVVRNHRDVSRSEAAREAVELLRRVGIPEPEQRASAFPFQLSGGQRQRVVIAMAIANSPGLLIADEPTTALDVTVQAEILDLLRRLAADSGTGVLLVTHNMGVVADFADRVAVMLRGEVVETGPVAEVLLRPGHEYTRGLLAAVPRLRFSGEDAPPAEEPPVVQLRDVSVRFGRVQALDGVFLDVRPGETVGLVGESGSGKSTAARVALGLIAPASGSVSLFGADLGRVRGRKRRALLSGVGVVLQDPVASLDARMSVAECVAEPLRVHRGGMSGAERRDRVAEVLELVRLPRELAGRGPRELSGGQRQRVSLARALVLEPRLLVADEPTSALDVSVQRTVLEVIAELQRELGFACLFVSHDLAVVQEFAQRVVVMRDGRVEEQGPTMSTLLRPETEYTRRLIAAVPVPDPVVQRRRRAEQQAGVTA
- a CDS encoding ABC transporter permease — its product is MTAGRWGLVAQFPAPLRARFARNRLAVAGVAVVVLFLLFCFVGPLVYSTDQTHTDLTQVNLAPNSAHWLGTDAVGHDQLGRLMYGGQVSLLVGLAAGVLATVIGTLWGAVAGYAGGWVDAVMMRVVDAGIAIPALFILLVVSAITSPGTLGLIVVLGLVSWLVPSRLVRAETLTLKNRDYVLTLRATGGTHGRAIRRHILPNSVSTIVVAATFQIADAILLIAYVSYLGLGVQPPKTDWGGMLSAGLTAAYSGRWWLIVPPGLAIILVVCAFNAIGDGLRDAFDVRGRA